In Thermococcus sp. M39, the following are encoded in one genomic region:
- a CDS encoding radical SAM/SPASM domain-containing protein, whose protein sequence is MKVALMRTSDMIVAFSKFIENPITKFELKKLLEREENGKTKLENYLLAYSEGREVRSIHYKLLKKVLEKGLETFIGGGKERLREALKDPHFRKGLASVVRGLAYFGVRKPFTSGAPFLIVWDVTYACNLRCKHCYANAGKPLRDELTTEEALKVVDTLGEAGVAALAFSGGEPLVRKDIFKLIDRAKDYEMYVAIATNGTLLTKENVKKLKEHGLDFIQISLDGTKDTHEVFRGIPGIYERTVEGIKNAVESGITTCISMTATKLNYKDVPKVMDLAEELGVNYFMLYNFIPTGRGTFEIDLTAEEREELLEMLWKKLNDESTKVSFLSTAPYYARIALQHKKYYLATHFYNARLEGRLTALADFIGGCGAGRFYMALKPNGDMQPCVFFPLKLGSIKEFKNGDEFLEFWRTNEVLEKLRDKDKLEVCGDCNYKYVCGGCRARAYAYFKDYLAPDPGCIIVHSMFKKKKEELGIFEVSNDKIPLTSNCFYIRGDGDGKDRAEHR, encoded by the coding sequence ATGAAGGTGGCTCTCATGAGAACATCAGACATGATCGTTGCATTTTCAAAGTTTATCGAAAACCCGATAACGAAGTTTGAGCTTAAAAAGCTTCTAGAGAGGGAAGAAAATGGCAAAACAAAACTTGAAAACTATCTTTTAGCTTACTCCGAGGGAAGAGAAGTCAGAAGCATACACTACAAACTTTTAAAGAAAGTCCTTGAAAAAGGCCTGGAAACATTTATTGGTGGTGGAAAGGAAAGACTTAGAGAAGCTTTGAAAGATCCACACTTCAGAAAAGGTTTAGCAAGCGTTGTTAGGGGCTTGGCTTATTTTGGGGTGAGAAAACCCTTCACGTCTGGAGCACCGTTTTTAATTGTCTGGGACGTTACTTATGCCTGCAACTTGAGATGTAAGCATTGCTATGCCAATGCTGGGAAGCCATTAAGAGATGAACTCACAACAGAAGAGGCATTAAAAGTCGTTGATACTCTTGGAGAAGCGGGGGTTGCCGCTTTAGCCTTTTCTGGGGGAGAACCTTTGGTTAGAAAAGACATTTTCAAGCTAATTGACAGGGCTAAAGACTATGAAATGTACGTTGCAATAGCAACAAATGGAACTCTTCTGACAAAGGAGAACGTTAAAAAGCTTAAAGAACATGGCTTAGACTTCATTCAGATAAGTTTGGATGGGACTAAAGACACTCACGAGGTCTTTAGAGGGATTCCCGGAATTTATGAAAGAACGGTAGAAGGCATTAAAAACGCCGTTGAAAGTGGGATAACAACTTGCATATCAATGACTGCTACAAAGCTCAACTATAAGGACGTTCCAAAGGTAATGGATTTAGCTGAAGAGCTTGGCGTTAACTATTTCATGTTATACAATTTTATTCCGACAGGAAGGGGAACTTTTGAGATTGATCTAACTGCAGAAGAGAGGGAAGAGCTTTTGGAAATGCTTTGGAAAAAGCTTAACGACGAGAGCACAAAGGTAAGCTTCCTTTCTACAGCCCCTTACTATGCGAGAATTGCCCTACAGCACAAGAAGTATTACTTGGCAACACACTTTTATAATGCTAGGCTTGAGGGTCGCTTAACGGCTTTGGCAGACTTTATAGGGGGTTGTGGTGCGGGAAGGTTTTACATGGCGTTAAAGCCTAACGGTGACATGCAGCCGTGTGTTTTCTTTCCGCTTAAGCTTGGGAGCATAAAGGAGTTTAAGAATGGTGATGAGTTCTTGGAGTTTTGGAGGACTAACGAAGTTTTAGAAAAGCTTAGGGATAAAGATAAGCTTGAGGTTTGTGGAGACTGTAATTATAAATACGTTTGTGGGGGTTGCAGGGCAAGAGCTTACGCTTACTTCAAAGATTACTTAGCTCCTGACCCTGGATGCATAATTGTCCACTCTATGTTCAAGAAAAAGAAGGAGGAGCTTGGCATATTCGAAGTTTCCAATGACAAAATTCCCTTGACATCTAATTGCTTTTACATAAGAGGTGATGGTGATGGCAAGGATCGTGCTGAGCACCGATGA